One Phaseolus vulgaris cultivar G19833 chromosome 2, P. vulgaris v2.0, whole genome shotgun sequence DNA window includes the following coding sequences:
- the LOC137812155 gene encoding large ribosomal RNA subunit accumulation protein YCED homolog 1, chloroplastic: MSLVIPSSSAAPLHFSKLEINNLSSHQKFASNSFIPFHREVGFCCKTRRIGVHVRNEPNVLHKYTVRSKGYDFESIDNESLGFDDDEVDTGSPWEGAVVYKRNASILHLEYCTTLERLGLAKLSTDVSKTRAAAMGLRVTKAVREFPNGTPVQISIDVTRKKKKLRLDGIIKTVITLLCNRCCMPSAESIFSEFSLLLTEEPIEEPETIDMGVIFGEDKLTTSGNGGQDDDEDALIDLEDQLYFPSQEKQIDISKNIRDRVHLEITMNSVCDPGCKGMCLKCGQNFNTGNCMCSNEEVKEKSYGPLGNLKEKMQL, encoded by the exons ATGTCTCTTGTAATCCCCTCATCCTCTGCAGCCCCTTTGCATTTTTCTAAATTGGAGATTAACAATTTGAGTTCCCACCAAAAATTTGCCTCTAATTCCTTCATCCCTTTTCATCGTGAAGTGGGTTTCTGTTGTAAAACAAGGCGTATTGGGGTCCACGTGAGAAATGAACCAAATGTTCTTCATAAGTATACAGTTAGGTCTAAGGGGTATGATTTTGAGTCGATTGACAACGAGTCCTTGGGTTTCGATGACGATGAAGTTGATACGGGGTCGCCTTGGGAAGGTGCTGTTGTATACAAGAGAAATGCGTCAATTTTACATTTGGAATACTGCACTACCTTGGAGAGATTAGGTCTAGCAAAACTTTCAACCGATGTCTCAAAAACTAGAGCTGCTGCTATGGGTTTGCGTGTTACCAAAGCTGTGAGAGAATTTCCAAATGGCACTCCTGTTCAGATATCCATAGATGTGaccaggaagaagaaaaaactgAGGCTTGATGGGATCATTAAAACTGTCATCACTCTTCTTTGCAATAG GTGTTGCATGCCATCTGCTGAGAGCATATTCTCTGAGTTCTCTCTTTTACTCACTGAGGAACCCATTGAAGAACCTGAGACTATTGATATGGGTGTTATTTTTGGGGAAGACAAACTTACTACCTCTGGAAACGGTGGTCAGGATGATGACGAGGATGCACTTATTGATTTGGAGGATCAACTATATTTTCCTTCACAAGAGAAGCAAATTGACATTTCAAAGAACATAAGGGACAGGGTGCATCTTGAGATTACCATGAATTCAGTATGTGATCCTGGGTGTAAAGGCATGTGCTTGAAATGTGGTCAAAACTTTAACACTGGCAATTGCATGTGTAGCAATGaggaagtaaaagaaaaaagctATGGCCCGCTTGGAAATTTAAAAGAGAAGATGCAGTTGTAA